The following coding sequences are from one Epilithonimonas vandammei window:
- a CDS encoding DUF3810 domain-containing protein, which produces MDTKKNTISNSKSWAIILVAQFLLFYLLSKLDFAVSFFSKFFEWKKNWHVALFSGVSFSVGDLIYIILGLFTCYFFLLNIKFRTSKYIKHLLIIGNIFYFTYQCFWGMLYFQPPIIQKLPNRKVTDVEIKKLTIKYLNLCKSERAKLNEDKNGILKVLDFAKINQEIINQQKLLPKNISTKNSIDIISIKPSLFRGFMSKTGILGYYNPFTSEAQYNPNIPPSQLPFTMAHEMSHQLGFAREQEASFIGFLCAYTSQIPELRYSANLYALRSLIKAVSYKDKRFAELILKSFSSKMKRDIEYELQYVKRNEGIVNDFFGVTNDLFLKSNQQQGSITYSYFVNLLIAYEI; this is translated from the coding sequence GTGGACACTAAAAAAAATACTATTTCAAATTCTAAATCTTGGGCAATCATTTTGGTTGCCCAATTTTTGTTATTCTATCTATTGTCGAAACTTGATTTTGCAGTAAGTTTCTTTTCAAAATTTTTTGAATGGAAAAAAAACTGGCATGTTGCATTATTTTCGGGAGTTAGCTTTTCAGTAGGAGATTTAATATACATTATACTTGGACTGTTTACTTGCTACTTCTTCTTATTGAATATAAAATTCCGCACGTCAAAATACATAAAGCATTTATTGATTATTGGAAATATTTTCTATTTCACCTATCAATGTTTTTGGGGAATGTTATATTTCCAGCCGCCAATCATTCAAAAACTACCTAATAGAAAAGTAACAGATGTAGAAATAAAAAAACTAACAATCAAATATCTTAATCTATGCAAAAGCGAGCGGGCCAAGCTAAATGAAGATAAAAATGGCATACTGAAAGTATTAGATTTTGCGAAAATAAATCAAGAGATAATAAATCAACAAAAACTATTGCCGAAAAACATATCTACAAAAAATTCAATTGACATTATCTCTATCAAACCAAGCTTATTTAGAGGGTTTATGAGTAAAACAGGAATCCTTGGCTATTATAATCCATTCACATCAGAAGCACAATACAACCCTAATATACCACCTAGCCAGCTACCGTTTACTATGGCTCACGAAATGTCACATCAGCTAGGATTTGCTAGAGAACAAGAAGCGAGCTTTATAGGATTTCTTTGTGCATATACATCACAAATTCCCGAGTTAAGATACAGCGCGAACTTATATGCCCTGAGAAGTTTAATAAAAGCCGTGTCATACAAGGACAAAAGATTTGCCGAGCTAATTCTTAAGTCATTTTCATCTAAGATGAAACGAGATATAGAATATGAATTACAATATGTAAAACGTAATGAAGGAATCGTTAATGATTTCTTTGGGGTGACTAATGATCTGTTCTTGAAATCTAACCAGCAGCAGGGCAGCATTACATATTCATACTTCGTTAATCTCCTGATTGCCTATGAGATATAA